A genomic region of Trifolium pratense cultivar HEN17-A07 linkage group LG3, ARS_RC_1.1, whole genome shotgun sequence contains the following coding sequences:
- the LOC123916101 gene encoding aldehyde dehydrogenase family 3 member H1-like isoform X2, with amino-acid sequence MKSLCLQPLLVPSALVDRRVFFANHLTTKCFPKQLHFNSRCVVVSSYSSSSATLSAESEVEKKQVFDGDKAALLVRELRNNFDSGKTKSYEWRISQLEAIAKMLEEKENEIIDALHKDVSKPRLEAYITEVFQAKSSCNEALQELKHWMKPEKVSTSITTFPSSAEIVSEPLGVVLIISTWNFPFSLSLDPVIGAISAGNTVVLKPSEIAPATSSLLANLLEIYLDNSAVRVVEGSVPETTALLDQKWDKILYTGSARVGRIVMAAAAKHLTPVILELGGKCPAVVDSNINLQVTARRIIAGKWACNSGQACISVDYIITRKDFAPTLIAALKEELENFFGKDPIESKDMSRIVSPTQFARLVKLLDEDKASDKIVLGGQRDEKKLKIAPTILLDVPEEALVMQEEIFGPILPIITVDNIEDSYGIIKSRPKPLAAYLFTNNEQLKKDYVDKISSGGMLINDAVVHVATRGLPFGGVEESGMGCYHGKFSFDSFSHKKAVLYKGFDSDPDIRYPPYTPEKAKMLRAILDGNIFAIILALLGWSK; translated from the exons ATGAAAAGCCTCTGTCTTCAACCGTTGCTTGTTCCCAG TGCCTTGGTTGATAGGAGAGTCTTCTTTGCAAACCATTTAACCACAAAGTGCTTTCCTAAGCAACTTCATTTCAACTCTCGCTGTGTTGTTGTCTCTTCATACTCGTC GAGTTCTGCAACTCTATCTGCCGAATCAGAAGTAGAAAAGAAGCAAGTATTTGATGGAGACAAGGCTGCTTTGCTTGTCAGAGAGCTCAGAAATAATTTTGATAGCGGCAAGACTAAGAGCTATGAATGGCGGATTTCACAATTAGAGGCCATAGCTAAGATGTtagaagagaaagagaatgaAATTATTGATGCTCTTCATAAGGATGTTTCTAAACCAAGACTAGAAGCATATATAACTGAG GTTTTTCAGGCGAAATCTTCATGTAATGAAGCACTTCAAGAACTGAAACATTGGATGAAGCCTGAAAAG GTGAGTACTTCAATCACAACATTTCCATCATCAGCAGAGATTGTATCAGAACCACTAGGAGTTGTGTTGATCATATCAACATGGAACTTTCCTTTCT CATTATCATTGGATCCAGTCATTGGAGCCATTTCAGCAGGTAACACAGTGGTTTTGAAACCATCAGAAATTGCTCCTGCAACATCATCTCTGCTTGCAAATTTGCTAGAAATTTATCTAGACAACTCTGCAGTAAGAGTTGTTGAAGGGTCCGTTCCTGAAACAACTGCACTCCTGGACCAGAAGTGGGATAAGATACTTTACACAG GTAGTGCTCGAGTAGGTCGCATTGTTATGGCTGCTGCTGCAAAGCATCTTACTCCAGTAATTCTGGAGCTTGGAGGAAAGTGTCCAGCAGTTGTTGATTCAAATATCAACTTACAA GTCACTGCTAGAAGGATAATTGCTGGCAAATGGGCATGTAATAGTGGACAAGCATGCATTTCTGTTGATTATATCATCACAAGAAAAGACTTTGCTCCAACACTT ATAGCTGCTTTAAAAGAAGAGTTGGAGAATTTTTTTGGGAAAGATCCGATAGAATCGAAAGATATGTCTCGTATTGTGTCTCCAACTCAATTCGCACGACTCGTGAAACTCTTGGATGAGGATAAGGCATCTGACAAAATTGTTTTAGGAGGTCAGAGGGATGAGAAGAAATT AAAGATTGCTCCAACTATCTTATTGGATGTTCCAGAAGAAGCTCTGGTTATGCAAGAGGAGATATTTGGGCCAATATTGCCAATTATCACT GTAGACAACATAGAAGATAGCTATGGTATAATAAAATCAAGGCCAAAACCTCTGGCTGCATATCTCTTCACAAACAATGAGCAGCTGAAGAAGGATTACGTGGATAAGATATCTTCTGGAGGGATGCTCATCAACGACGCTGTCGTGCAT GTTGCAACTCGTGGTTTGCCTTTTGGAGGAGTTGAAGAGAGTGGAATGGGTTGTTACCATGGAAAGTTTTCTTTTGATAGTTTCAGCCATAAGAAGGCAGTTTTGTATAAAGGTTTTGATTCAGATCCAGACATAAGGTATCCACCATATACACCTGAGAAGGCAAAAATGTTGAGGGCAATTTTAGACGGAAATATTTTTGCAATAATTCTTGCTTTGCTTGGATGGTCTAAGTAA
- the LOC123916101 gene encoding aldehyde dehydrogenase family 3 member H1-like isoform X1: MKSLCLQPLLVPSSALVDRRVFFANHLTTKCFPKQLHFNSRCVVVSSYSSSSATLSAESEVEKKQVFDGDKAALLVRELRNNFDSGKTKSYEWRISQLEAIAKMLEEKENEIIDALHKDVSKPRLEAYITEVFQAKSSCNEALQELKHWMKPEKVSTSITTFPSSAEIVSEPLGVVLIISTWNFPFSLSLDPVIGAISAGNTVVLKPSEIAPATSSLLANLLEIYLDNSAVRVVEGSVPETTALLDQKWDKILYTGSARVGRIVMAAAAKHLTPVILELGGKCPAVVDSNINLQVTARRIIAGKWACNSGQACISVDYIITRKDFAPTLIAALKEELENFFGKDPIESKDMSRIVSPTQFARLVKLLDEDKASDKIVLGGQRDEKKLKIAPTILLDVPEEALVMQEEIFGPILPIITVDNIEDSYGIIKSRPKPLAAYLFTNNEQLKKDYVDKISSGGMLINDAVVHVATRGLPFGGVEESGMGCYHGKFSFDSFSHKKAVLYKGFDSDPDIRYPPYTPEKAKMLRAILDGNIFAIILALLGWSK; this comes from the exons ATGAAAAGCCTCTGTCTTCAACCGTTGCTTGTTCCCAG CAGTGCCTTGGTTGATAGGAGAGTCTTCTTTGCAAACCATTTAACCACAAAGTGCTTTCCTAAGCAACTTCATTTCAACTCTCGCTGTGTTGTTGTCTCTTCATACTCGTC GAGTTCTGCAACTCTATCTGCCGAATCAGAAGTAGAAAAGAAGCAAGTATTTGATGGAGACAAGGCTGCTTTGCTTGTCAGAGAGCTCAGAAATAATTTTGATAGCGGCAAGACTAAGAGCTATGAATGGCGGATTTCACAATTAGAGGCCATAGCTAAGATGTtagaagagaaagagaatgaAATTATTGATGCTCTTCATAAGGATGTTTCTAAACCAAGACTAGAAGCATATATAACTGAG GTTTTTCAGGCGAAATCTTCATGTAATGAAGCACTTCAAGAACTGAAACATTGGATGAAGCCTGAAAAG GTGAGTACTTCAATCACAACATTTCCATCATCAGCAGAGATTGTATCAGAACCACTAGGAGTTGTGTTGATCATATCAACATGGAACTTTCCTTTCT CATTATCATTGGATCCAGTCATTGGAGCCATTTCAGCAGGTAACACAGTGGTTTTGAAACCATCAGAAATTGCTCCTGCAACATCATCTCTGCTTGCAAATTTGCTAGAAATTTATCTAGACAACTCTGCAGTAAGAGTTGTTGAAGGGTCCGTTCCTGAAACAACTGCACTCCTGGACCAGAAGTGGGATAAGATACTTTACACAG GTAGTGCTCGAGTAGGTCGCATTGTTATGGCTGCTGCTGCAAAGCATCTTACTCCAGTAATTCTGGAGCTTGGAGGAAAGTGTCCAGCAGTTGTTGATTCAAATATCAACTTACAA GTCACTGCTAGAAGGATAATTGCTGGCAAATGGGCATGTAATAGTGGACAAGCATGCATTTCTGTTGATTATATCATCACAAGAAAAGACTTTGCTCCAACACTT ATAGCTGCTTTAAAAGAAGAGTTGGAGAATTTTTTTGGGAAAGATCCGATAGAATCGAAAGATATGTCTCGTATTGTGTCTCCAACTCAATTCGCACGACTCGTGAAACTCTTGGATGAGGATAAGGCATCTGACAAAATTGTTTTAGGAGGTCAGAGGGATGAGAAGAAATT AAAGATTGCTCCAACTATCTTATTGGATGTTCCAGAAGAAGCTCTGGTTATGCAAGAGGAGATATTTGGGCCAATATTGCCAATTATCACT GTAGACAACATAGAAGATAGCTATGGTATAATAAAATCAAGGCCAAAACCTCTGGCTGCATATCTCTTCACAAACAATGAGCAGCTGAAGAAGGATTACGTGGATAAGATATCTTCTGGAGGGATGCTCATCAACGACGCTGTCGTGCAT GTTGCAACTCGTGGTTTGCCTTTTGGAGGAGTTGAAGAGAGTGGAATGGGTTGTTACCATGGAAAGTTTTCTTTTGATAGTTTCAGCCATAAGAAGGCAGTTTTGTATAAAGGTTTTGATTCAGATCCAGACATAAGGTATCCACCATATACACCTGAGAAGGCAAAAATGTTGAGGGCAATTTTAGACGGAAATATTTTTGCAATAATTCTTGCTTTGCTTGGATGGTCTAAGTAA
- the LOC123916102 gene encoding aspartic proteinase Asp1-like isoform X1, with the protein MKIGKVRLVILVITMMMLNLSSCSAWFGNKRKSGGNYILPDEAMSSRPSLMNHAAGSSIVFPIYGNVYPVGFYNVTLNIGQPPRPYYLDVDTGSELTWLQCDAPCSQCSETPHPLYKPSNDFVPCKDPICASLQPTDDYTCEDPNQCDYEIKYADQYSTLGVLINDVYLLNFTNGVQLKVRMALGCGYDQIFSPSTYHPLDGILGLGRGKASLVSQLNSQGLVRNVIGHCLSSRGGGYIFFGNVYDSSKMSWTPISSIDSGKHYSAGPAELVFGGRKTGVGSLNIIFDTGSSYTYFNSQAYQALITLLSKELNRKPIKAAPDDQTLPMCWHGKRPFRSLNEVKKYFKPLTLSFTNGGRVKPQFEIPPEAYLIISNKGNVCLGILNGPEVGLGELNLIGDISMLDKVMVFDNEKQLIGWGPADCNGVPKSRDASL; encoded by the exons atgaagatagGTAAGGTGAGATTGGTGATATTGGTGATTACAATGATGATGTTGAACTTGTCTTCTTGTTCAGCTTGGTTTGGTAATAAACGCAAAAGTGGAGGAAACTATATTCTACCAGATGAAGCTATGTCTTCAAGACCAAGTCTCATGAACCATGCTGCTGGTTCTTCAATTGTTTTCCCTATTTATGGCAACGTTTATCCTGTTGG gTTCTATAATGTTACTCTCAACATAGGCCAACCACCAAGGCCTTATTATCTTGATGTTGACACTGGTAGTGAACTCACATGGCTTCAATGTGATGCCCCTTGTTCTCAATGTTCTGAG ACACCACATCCACTCTACAAGCCTAGCAATGACTTTGTGCCCTGCAAGGATCCAATATGTGCATCCTTGCAGCCTACTGATGACTACACATGTGAAGACCCTAATCAATGTGACTACGAAATTAAGTATGCTGATCAATACTCGACTCTTGGTGTACTTATAAATGATGTCTACCTTCTCAACTTCACCAATGGAGTCCAACTTAAAGTTCGGATGGCGCTCGG ATGTGGATATGATCAGATTTTTTCACCTTCTACTTACCATCCCTTAGATGGAATACTTGGACTTGGAAGGGGAAAAGCTAGCTTGGTATCACAGCTGAATAGTCAGGGACTGGTGCGAAATGTGATCGGACATTGTTTAAGCTCGCGAGGAGGAGGATATATCTTCTTCGGAAATGTTTATGATTCTTCTAAAATGAGTTGGACACCAATTTCATCTATAGATTC AGGAAAACATTACTCGGCAGGACCAGCTGAACTTGTTTTCGGAGGAAGGAAGACTGGTGTGGGAAGTCTGAATATTATTTTTGATACTGGAAGTTCCTATACTTATTTCAACTCTCAGGCTTACCAAGCATTGATTACTTTG CTGAGTAAGGAATTAAATAGAAAGCCAATAAAAGCTGCACCTGATGACCAGACTTTACCGATGTGTTGGCACGGTAAAAGACCTTTCAGAAGCTTAAATGAAGTGAAGAAATACTTCAAGCCACTAACACTTAGTTTCACCAATGGTGGAAGAGTTAAACCTCAGTTTGAGATTCCtcctgaagcttatcttatAATATCA AACAAGGGAAATGTTTGTCTGGGCATTCTAAATGGCCCTGAAGTAGGGTTGGGTGAACTGAACCTTATTGGAG ACATATCCATGCTAGACAAAGTGATGGTATTCGACAACGAAAAACAGTTGATTGGATGGGGACCAGCAGATTGCAATGGTGTTCCAAAATCCAGAGATGCCAGTTTATGA
- the LOC123916102 gene encoding aspartic proteinase Asp1-like isoform X2 produces the protein MKIGKVRLVILVITMMMLNLSSCSAWFGNKRKSGGNYILPDEAMSSRPSLMNHAAGSSIVFPIYGNVYPVGFYNVTLNIGQPPRPYYLDVDTGSELTWLQCDAPCSQCSETPHPLYKPSNDFVPCKDPICASLQPTDDYTCEDPNQCDYEIKYADQYSTLGVLINDVYLLNFTNGVQLKVRMALGCGYDQIFSPSTYHPLDGILGLGRGKASLVSQLNSQGLVRNVIGHCLSSRGGGYIFFGNVYDSSKMSWTPISSIDSGKHYSAGPAELVFGGRKTGVGSLNIIFDTGSSYTYFNSQAYQALITLLSKELNRKPIKAAPDDQTLPMCWHGKRPFRSLNEVKKYFKPLTLSFTNGGRVKPQFEIPPEAYLIISNKGNVCLGILNGPEVGLGELNLIGGGNLVT, from the exons atgaagatagGTAAGGTGAGATTGGTGATATTGGTGATTACAATGATGATGTTGAACTTGTCTTCTTGTTCAGCTTGGTTTGGTAATAAACGCAAAAGTGGAGGAAACTATATTCTACCAGATGAAGCTATGTCTTCAAGACCAAGTCTCATGAACCATGCTGCTGGTTCTTCAATTGTTTTCCCTATTTATGGCAACGTTTATCCTGTTGG gTTCTATAATGTTACTCTCAACATAGGCCAACCACCAAGGCCTTATTATCTTGATGTTGACACTGGTAGTGAACTCACATGGCTTCAATGTGATGCCCCTTGTTCTCAATGTTCTGAG ACACCACATCCACTCTACAAGCCTAGCAATGACTTTGTGCCCTGCAAGGATCCAATATGTGCATCCTTGCAGCCTACTGATGACTACACATGTGAAGACCCTAATCAATGTGACTACGAAATTAAGTATGCTGATCAATACTCGACTCTTGGTGTACTTATAAATGATGTCTACCTTCTCAACTTCACCAATGGAGTCCAACTTAAAGTTCGGATGGCGCTCGG ATGTGGATATGATCAGATTTTTTCACCTTCTACTTACCATCCCTTAGATGGAATACTTGGACTTGGAAGGGGAAAAGCTAGCTTGGTATCACAGCTGAATAGTCAGGGACTGGTGCGAAATGTGATCGGACATTGTTTAAGCTCGCGAGGAGGAGGATATATCTTCTTCGGAAATGTTTATGATTCTTCTAAAATGAGTTGGACACCAATTTCATCTATAGATTC AGGAAAACATTACTCGGCAGGACCAGCTGAACTTGTTTTCGGAGGAAGGAAGACTGGTGTGGGAAGTCTGAATATTATTTTTGATACTGGAAGTTCCTATACTTATTTCAACTCTCAGGCTTACCAAGCATTGATTACTTTG CTGAGTAAGGAATTAAATAGAAAGCCAATAAAAGCTGCACCTGATGACCAGACTTTACCGATGTGTTGGCACGGTAAAAGACCTTTCAGAAGCTTAAATGAAGTGAAGAAATACTTCAAGCCACTAACACTTAGTTTCACCAATGGTGGAAGAGTTAAACCTCAGTTTGAGATTCCtcctgaagcttatcttatAATATCA AACAAGGGAAATGTTTGTCTGGGCATTCTAAATGGCCCTGAAGTAGGGTTGGGTGAACTGAACCTTATTGGAGGTGGAAATTTAGTTAC atag